One stretch of Tenrec ecaudatus isolate mTenEca1 chromosome 18, mTenEca1.hap1, whole genome shotgun sequence DNA includes these proteins:
- the KLK5 gene encoding kallikrein-5 encodes MAEAGPQWMWMLFALITALILGVAEPGLAIEDVSCDNPASGESSEKTRELAADAGDTRSDDDSSTRILKGSDCPLHSQRWQAALMMRQNQLYCGAVLVAAQWLLTAAHCRKNGTHILLGRHSLTSIFESGQQRLWGIKAIPHPGYTHPRHPNDLMLIKMNRRVRENQNIQVINITSHCPKAGTSCLVSGWGTTSSPSVNFPKNLQCLNITVVSEENCNSDYPGQIDQTMFCAGNQGGRDSCQGDSGGPVVCNGFLQGLVSWGDFPCGRPNKPGVYTNLCKFTKWIQDTIQANS; translated from the exons ATGGCTGAAGCAGGACCCCAGTGGATGTGGATGCTTTTTGCGCTCATCACAGCCCTGATTCTGGGGGTTGCAG AGCCAGGTCTAGCCATTGAAGATGTTTCCTGCGACAATCCCGCCTCCGGGGAGTCTTCTGAGAAAACCCGGGAGCTTGCAGCCGACGCTGGAGACACTCGGAGTGACGACGACAGCAGCACGCGCATCCTCAAAGGATCGGATTGTCCTTTGCACTCGCAGAGGTGGCAAGCGGCGCTGATGATGAGGCAGAACCAACTGTACTGTGGGGCGGTGCTGGTGGCTGCGCAGTGGCTGCTCACTGCTGCCCACTGCAGGAAGAA TGGTACCCACATCTTGCTCGGTCGACATTCCCTGACATCCATCTTTGAATCTGGGCAGCAGAGGCTCTGGGGAATCAAGGCCATCCCCCACCCCGGCTACACACACCCTCGCCACCCCAACGACCTCATGCTCATAAAGATGAACCGGAGAGTTCGTGAGAACCAAAACATCCAGGTCATCAACATCACCTCCCACTGTCCGAAGGCAGGGACCTCTTGCTTGGTCTCTGGCTGGGGAACAACCAGCAGCCCCAGTG TGAACTTCCCCAAGAACCTCCAGTGCTTGAACATCACGGTGGTGAGCGAGGAGAATTGCAACAGCGACTACCCGGGCCAGATAGACCAAACCATGTTCTGTGCCGGGAACCAGGGGGGCCGAGACTCCTGCCAG GGTGACTCTGGGGGCCCCGTGGTCTGCAACGGTTTCCTGCAAGGCCTGGTGTCCTGGGGAGACTTCCCCTGCGGCAGACCCAACAAGCCGGGTGTCTACACCAACCTGTGCAAGTTCACCAAGTGGATCCAGGACACCATCCAGGCCAACTCATGA
- the LOC142431953 gene encoding Friend virus susceptibility protein 1-like, which translates to MADSMLVSSYLGRGNESYAFSDLMDMARRFRQHTDTDGQEPMITWILRVYDQGGQVLSLTSAELATLGNLTSDSLFNYYRRTLQGSCQPLLTWLLRAWRQRWPTLSDFRASEMDFQPWATLEGGTQLVRELGMLSWIYQDPPSAPYPEDTALTLDLKRLLLTMGPEELRPSLLAMLAAKGQTVMKAMEALQTCVEVDLLARRSQPHCRQGLLGPRPTRKELVGWLLGQGIPRGQVEKQPTRVLLERYLREARLSGGQPAQGPSQEQFLPVTYGEEPPKSIN; encoded by the coding sequence ATGGCTGACAGCATGCTGGTGTCCTCCTATCTGGGCCGGGGCAATGAGAGCTATGCCTTCAGTGACCTCATGGACATGGCAAGGCGCTTTCGGCAGCACACGGACACAGATGGTCAGGAACCCATGATCACCTGGATCTTGCGGGTGTATGACCAGGGGGGCCAGGTCCTGTCCCTGACCTCAGCAGAGCTGGCCACCCTGGGGAACCTGACCAGTGACAGCCTTTTCAACTATTACCGCCGGACTCTGCAGGGCAGCTGCCAGCCACTCCTCACCTGGCTGCTGAGAGCCTGGCGCCAGCGCTGGCCAACTCTCTCAGACTTCCGTGCTAGTGAAATGGACTTCCAGCCTTGGGCCACACTGGAGGGCGGCACGCAGCTGGTGCGCGAGTTGGGCATGCTCAGCTGGATCTATCAGGACCCACCCTCTGCTCCGTACCCTGAGGACACAGCCCTCACCCTTGACCTGAAGAGGCTCCTGCTGACCATGGGCCCGGAGGAGCTGCGGCCTTCACTGCTGGCCATGCTGGCAGCGAAAGGCCAAACGGTGATGAAGGCAATGGAGGCCCTCCAGACCTGTGTTGAGGTGGACTTGCTGGCGCGCAGGAGCCAGCCCCATTGCcgccaaggcctgctagggcccAGGCCCACTCGCAAGGAGCTCGTGGGCTGGCTGCTGGGCCAGGGCATTCCCCGAGGGCAGGTGGAGAAGCAGCCCACCCGAGTGCTCCTAGAGAGGTACCTCAGGGAGGCCaggctcagtggaggccagcctgCCCAAGGGCCATCCCAGGAGCAATTCCTGCCTGTGACCTATGGGGAGGAGCCACCCAAGAGCATCAATTAA